A region from the Streptomyces tsukubensis genome encodes:
- the shc gene encoding squalene--hopene cyclase translates to MTATTDGSGGPVRARAAADSETASAPAPAGRPGERTAGDERTGSARRAVNRAVDHLLARQDAEGWWKGDLETNVTMDAEDLLLRQFLGIGDRAVTEASARFIRGRQRADGTWATFYGGPGELSATVEAYVALRLAGDLPGDPHMARAAAWVREQGGIAATRVFTRIWLALFGWWRWEDLPVVPPELIFLPKWFPLNIYDFGCWARQTIVPLTVVSARRPVRPAPFALDELHTDPLLPNPPRPLAPANSWEGFFQRADRALHRYHRVAPRRVRESAIAAASRWIVERQENDGCWGGIQPPAVYSLIALHLLGYDLGHPVMRAGIESLDRFAIWEKTETGAPVRMIEACQSPVWDTCLATVALADAGLAPDHPALVRAADWMLGEEIVRPGDWAVRRPGLAPGGWAFEFHNDNYPDIDDTAEVVLALRRVAHPDPARVDAAVARAGRWTLGMQSRDGGWGAFDADNTSPFPNRLPFCDFGEVIDPPSADVTAHVLEMLAYEGRAHTPRARRAVDWLLAHQEPGGAWFGRWGVNYVYGTGSVVPALVAAGIPAAHPALRRAVDWLRSVQNPDGGWGEDLRSYDHGAWAGQGSSTPSQTAWALLALLAAGERDSESAERGVRWLVEAQRDDGGWDEPYFTGTGFPWDFSINYHLYRQVFPLTALGRYVHGEPPVGGVPRAGTPRAVAVTARKGS, encoded by the coding sequence ATGACAGCGACGACCGACGGAAGCGGCGGGCCCGTGCGGGCCCGCGCCGCCGCGGACAGTGAGACAGCGAGTGCCCCGGCTCCCGCGGGCCGCCCCGGGGAGCGGACCGCGGGTGACGAGCGGACCGGATCGGCCCGGCGGGCCGTCAACCGGGCCGTGGACCATCTGCTGGCCCGGCAGGACGCCGAGGGCTGGTGGAAGGGCGACCTCGAAACCAATGTGACGATGGACGCCGAGGACCTGCTGCTCCGTCAGTTCCTCGGCATCGGTGACCGGGCCGTCACCGAGGCCTCGGCCCGTTTCATCCGCGGCCGGCAGCGCGCCGACGGCACCTGGGCCACCTTCTACGGCGGTCCCGGCGAACTCTCCGCCACCGTCGAGGCGTACGTCGCCCTCCGTCTCGCCGGGGACCTGCCGGGGGACCCCCATATGGCCCGGGCCGCCGCCTGGGTCAGGGAACAGGGCGGAATCGCCGCGACCCGCGTGTTCACCCGGATCTGGCTGGCGCTCTTCGGCTGGTGGCGGTGGGAGGACCTGCCGGTCGTCCCCCCCGAGCTGATCTTCCTGCCGAAGTGGTTCCCGCTGAACATCTACGACTTCGGCTGCTGGGCCCGGCAGACCATCGTGCCGCTGACGGTGGTCTCGGCCCGGCGCCCGGTGCGTCCGGCGCCCTTCGCCCTGGACGAGCTGCACACCGACCCCCTGCTGCCGAACCCTCCCCGCCCGCTGGCGCCCGCGAACAGCTGGGAGGGCTTCTTCCAGCGCGCGGACCGGGCCCTGCACCGCTACCACCGGGTGGCGCCGCGCAGGGTACGGGAGTCCGCGATCGCCGCCGCGTCCCGCTGGATCGTGGAGCGGCAGGAGAACGACGGCTGCTGGGGCGGCATCCAGCCGCCCGCCGTGTACTCCCTGATCGCGCTCCATCTCCTCGGCTACGACCTGGGACATCCCGTGATGCGGGCCGGAATCGAGTCCCTCGACCGCTTCGCGATCTGGGAGAAGACCGAGACCGGCGCCCCGGTCCGGATGATCGAAGCCTGCCAGTCCCCGGTCTGGGACACCTGTCTGGCCACCGTCGCCCTCGCCGACGCCGGTCTCGCCCCCGACCATCCCGCGCTGGTGCGGGCCGCCGACTGGATGCTGGGGGAGGAGATCGTCCGCCCCGGTGACTGGGCGGTGCGCCGCCCCGGACTGGCCCCCGGCGGCTGGGCCTTCGAATTCCACAACGACAACTACCCGGACATCGACGACACCGCCGAGGTGGTGCTGGCCCTGCGCCGGGTGGCCCATCCCGATCCGGCGCGGGTCGACGCTGCGGTGGCCCGTGCCGGACGGTGGACCCTCGGGATGCAGTCGCGCGACGGCGGCTGGGGGGCGTTCGACGCCGACAACACCAGCCCGTTCCCCAACCGGCTGCCGTTCTGCGATTTCGGGGAGGTGATCGACCCGCCGTCGGCGGACGTCACCGCGCATGTCCTGGAGATGCTGGCGTACGAGGGCCGGGCCCACACCCCCCGGGCCCGGCGCGCCGTCGACTGGCTGCTCGCCCACCAGGAGCCGGGCGGCGCCTGGTTCGGCCGCTGGGGCGTCAACTACGTCTACGGTACGGGGTCGGTGGTCCCGGCCCTGGTCGCGGCCGGCATCCCGGCCGCCCACCCGGCCCTGCGGCGCGCCGTCGACTGGCTGCGCTCGGTGCAGAATCCCGACGGCGGCTGGGGCGAGGACCTGCGCTCGTACGACCACGGCGCCTGGGCCGGGCAGGGTTCCTCCACCCCCTCCCAGACCGCCTGGGCGCTGCTGGCGCTGCTGGCGGCGGGGGAGCGGGATTCCGAGTCCGCCGAACGCGGGGTGCGGTGGCTGGTCGAGGCGCAGCGGGACGACGGCGGCTGGGACGAGCCGTACTTCACCGGCACCGGTTTCCCCTGGGACTTCTCCATCAACTACCACCTCTACCGGCAGGTGTTCCCGCTGACCGCGCTCGGACGCTATGTGCACGGCGAGCCGCCCGTGGGCGGCGTACCGCGGGCCGGGACGCCGCGCGCCGTCGCCGTCACCGCCCGTAAGGGAAGCTGA
- a CDS encoding phosphorylase family protein, which translates to MAGAGPAGPPAAPAPPDATAPLLIACALGIERLALRGGDHSGARGPVTVLRTRMGPVNAERAVRAALTGDALRHAAVVASGFCAGLAPGMHPGDVVVAGETRGGDGSPVVCTDTGRLADAVARALPGHRVHRGPLTGSDHVVRGPERAELLATGAIAADMESAATLRTALAAGPRAVAAVRVVVDAPEHELVRIGTVRGGISAFRVLRAVLPALHEWHRSLLLPRR; encoded by the coding sequence ATGGCCGGCGCCGGCCCGGCGGGCCCCCCGGCCGCCCCGGCCCCCCCTGACGCCACAGCGCCGCTGCTGATCGCCTGTGCGCTCGGCATCGAGCGGCTGGCCCTGCGCGGGGGCGACCACAGCGGTGCCCGGGGACCGGTGACGGTGCTGCGCACCCGGATGGGGCCGGTGAACGCGGAGCGCGCGGTCCGGGCGGCGCTCACCGGCGATGCGCTGCGGCACGCGGCAGTGGTCGCCTCCGGCTTCTGCGCCGGACTGGCCCCCGGGATGCACCCCGGCGATGTCGTCGTTGCGGGGGAGACCCGGGGCGGCGACGGCTCCCCCGTGGTCTGCACGGACACCGGGCGGCTCGCGGACGCCGTCGCCCGGGCCCTGCCCGGCCACCGGGTGCACCGCGGACCGCTGACCGGATCGGACCATGTCGTACGCGGCCCGGAGCGGGCCGAACTGCTGGCCACCGGCGCGATCGCGGCCGATATGGAGTCGGCGGCCACACTCCGTACCGCACTGGCCGCCGGACCCCGCGCGGTTGCCGCCGTCCGGGTGGTCGTGGACGCCCCGGAGCATGAACTCGTCCGAATCGGCACGGTACGCGGTGGAATATCAGCCTTCCGTGTTCTCCGTGCCGTGCTTCCCGCTCTTCATGAATGGCACCGTTCTTTGCTGCTCCCCAGGAGGTGA
- the hpnH gene encoding adenosyl-hopene transferase HpnH, with product MAMPLRQTIRVGTYLFEQKLRRREKFPLIVELEPLYACNLKCEGCGKIQHPAGVLKQRMPVAQAVGAVLESGAPMVSIAGGEPLMHPQIDEIVRQLVARRKYVFLCTNAVLLRKKLEKFTPSSYFAFAVHIDGLRERHDESVAKEGVFDEAVEAIKEAKRRGFRVTTNSTFFNTDTPQTVVEVLNYLNDDLRVDEMMISPAYAYEKAPDQEHFLGVEQTRELFRKAFAGGNRKRWRLNHSPLFLDFLEGKADFPCTAWAIPNYSLFGWQRPCYLMSDGYVPSYRELVEETDWEKYGRGKDPRCANCMAHCGYEPTAVLATMGSLKESLRAARESVSGSRS from the coding sequence ATGGCCATGCCACTCCGTCAGACCATCCGGGTAGGAACGTATCTCTTCGAACAGAAGCTCCGCAGGCGGGAGAAGTTTCCGCTGATCGTCGAGTTGGAACCGCTGTACGCCTGCAATCTGAAATGCGAGGGCTGCGGAAAGATCCAGCATCCGGCGGGAGTGCTCAAGCAGCGGATGCCGGTGGCCCAGGCCGTGGGGGCGGTGCTGGAGTCCGGGGCGCCGATGGTCTCCATCGCGGGCGGCGAACCCCTGATGCACCCCCAGATCGACGAGATCGTGCGGCAGCTCGTCGCCCGGCGGAAGTACGTCTTCCTCTGCACCAACGCCGTACTGCTCCGCAAGAAACTGGAGAAGTTCACCCCCTCCTCGTACTTCGCCTTCGCCGTGCACATCGACGGACTGCGCGAGCGGCACGACGAGTCCGTCGCCAAGGAAGGGGTGTTCGACGAGGCGGTCGAGGCCATCAAGGAGGCCAAGCGGCGCGGCTTCCGGGTCACCACCAACTCGACCTTCTTCAACACCGACACCCCGCAGACCGTCGTCGAGGTCCTCAACTACCTCAACGACGACCTCCGGGTCGACGAGATGATGATCTCCCCCGCCTACGCCTACGAGAAGGCACCCGACCAGGAGCACTTCCTGGGCGTCGAACAGACCAGGGAACTCTTCCGCAAAGCCTTCGCCGGCGGCAACCGCAAGCGCTGGCGGCTCAACCACTCCCCGCTCTTCCTGGACTTCCTGGAGGGCAAGGCGGACTTCCCCTGCACCGCCTGGGCGATCCCGAACTACTCCCTCTTCGGCTGGCAGCGCCCCTGCTATCTGATGAGCGACGGCTACGTCCCGAGCTACCGGGAGCTGGTGGAGGAGACCGACTGGGAGAAGTACGGGCGCGGCAAGGACCCCCGCTGCGCCAACTGCATGGCGCACTGCGGCTACGAACCGACCGCGGTCCTGGCCACCATGGGCTCCCTGAAGGAATCCCTCAGGGCCGCCCGCGAAAGCGTGTCGGGCAGCCGGAGCTGA
- a CDS encoding aspartate aminotransferase family protein → MTPTPTPSPEPTPPGAAAPAGSFDLAGLLAERGGERYALHARHLNPQLPRMLRTIGFDRTYVRAEGAYFWDAEGNDYLDMLAGFGVMGLGRHHPVVRKALHDVVDASLPDLTRFDCPPLPGLLAERLLAYSPHLERVFFSNSGTEAVETALKFARYATGRPRVLYCHHAFHGLTTGSLSVNGESGFRDGFAPLLPDTAVALGDVPALERELARGDVAALVVEPIQGKGVYASPPGYLAAAQELLHRHKALLIADEVQTGLGRTGDFYAYQHEPGVEPDLVCVAKALSGGYVPVGATLGKGWIFEKVYSSMDRVLVHSASFGSNAQAMAAGLAVLAVIEDEGLVARARATGDLLRGRLGALVDRYEFLHEVRGRGLMTGIEFGRPRSLALRSRWAMLQAARKGLFAQIVVAPLLQKHRILTQVSGDHQEVIKLIPPLTIGEPEVDRFVTAFTAVMDEAHAGGGLLWDFGKTLVKQAVAQR, encoded by the coding sequence ATGACCCCGACCCCGACCCCGTCACCGGAACCGACGCCGCCCGGGGCCGCCGCTCCGGCCGGGAGCTTCGACCTCGCCGGACTGCTGGCCGAACGCGGCGGCGAGCGGTACGCCCTGCACGCCCGCCACCTCAACCCCCAGCTGCCGCGGATGCTGCGCACCATCGGCTTCGACCGCACCTATGTACGAGCCGAGGGCGCCTACTTCTGGGACGCCGAAGGCAACGACTATCTGGACATGCTCGCGGGCTTCGGGGTGATGGGCCTGGGCCGCCACCATCCCGTGGTCCGCAAGGCGCTGCACGACGTCGTCGACGCCTCCCTCCCCGATCTCACCCGCTTCGACTGCCCGCCGCTGCCCGGACTCCTCGCCGAGCGGCTGCTGGCGTACAGCCCGCATCTGGAGCGGGTGTTCTTCTCCAACAGCGGTACGGAGGCGGTGGAGACCGCGCTGAAGTTCGCCCGGTACGCCACCGGACGGCCCAGGGTCCTCTACTGCCACCATGCCTTCCACGGGCTGACCACCGGCTCCCTCTCGGTCAACGGCGAGTCCGGTTTCCGCGACGGCTTCGCCCCGCTGCTGCCCGACACCGCCGTCGCCCTGGGCGATGTGCCCGCCCTGGAGCGCGAGCTGGCCCGGGGCGATGTGGCGGCCCTGGTGGTGGAGCCCATCCAGGGCAAGGGGGTGTACGCGTCCCCGCCCGGCTATCTCGCCGCCGCCCAGGAACTCCTCCACCGGCACAAGGCGCTGCTGATCGCGGACGAGGTGCAGACCGGTCTCGGCCGGACCGGCGACTTCTACGCCTACCAGCACGAGCCGGGGGTGGAGCCGGATCTCGTCTGCGTCGCCAAGGCGCTCTCCGGCGGCTATGTGCCGGTCGGTGCCACCCTCGGCAAGGGGTGGATCTTCGAGAAGGTCTACTCGTCGATGGACCGGGTGCTGGTGCACTCCGCCAGCTTCGGCTCCAACGCCCAGGCGATGGCCGCCGGGCTCGCCGTCCTCGCGGTCATCGAGGACGAAGGGCTGGTCGCCCGCGCCCGCGCCACCGGCGATCTGCTCCGCGGCCGTCTGGGTGCGCTGGTCGACCGGTACGAATTCCTCCACGAGGTCCGCGGCCGGGGTCTGATGACCGGCATCGAGTTCGGCCGCCCCCGCTCGCTGGCCCTGCGCAGCCGGTGGGCGATGCTCCAGGCGGCCCGCAAGGGACTCTTCGCCCAGATCGTGGTCGCTCCGCTGCTGCAGAAGCACCGGATCCTCACCCAGGTCTCCGGCGACCACCAGGAGGTGATCAAGCTGATCCCGCCGCTGACCATCGGGGAGCCGGAGGTCGACCGCTTCGTGACCGCCTTCACGGCGGTCATGGACGAGGCCCACGCCGGGGGCGGACTGCTCTGGGACTTTGGAAAGACGCTGGTCAAGCAGGCGGTGGCCCAGCGCTGA
- a CDS encoding XRE family transcriptional regulator, with protein sequence MQSPPGGHPPDLRSTAPGGPAAGEAPDALPDVAPRLRDLRRRRGLTLEAAAHRAGLSPAHLSRLETGRRQPSLPMLLGLARIYGTTVAELLGESAPEHDPVIRAGSREPSQADGWTYHQVGSPGRAMQTLRLIVPYGAQGELVRQHPGEEWLYVLDGRVRLGLGDTVHELGPGDSAHYDSLTPHRIAAATRDGAEMIFVHTLLQSPDIFHPHF encoded by the coding sequence ATGCAGAGTCCTCCCGGGGGCCACCCCCCGGACCTCCGATCCACGGCGCCCGGCGGCCCCGCCGCCGGGGAGGCGCCCGACGCCCTGCCGGACGTGGCACCCAGGCTGCGCGATCTGCGCCGCAGGCGCGGGCTCACCCTGGAGGCCGCCGCCCACCGCGCCGGACTGTCGCCCGCGCATCTGTCCCGGCTGGAGACCGGCCGCAGGCAGCCCTCGCTGCCGATGCTGCTCGGCCTCGCCAGGATCTACGGTACGACAGTCGCCGAGCTGCTCGGCGAGTCGGCACCCGAGCACGACCCCGTGATCCGGGCCGGCAGCCGGGAACCCTCCCAGGCCGACGGCTGGACCTACCACCAGGTCGGCAGCCCGGGCCGGGCCATGCAGACGCTCCGCCTCATCGTGCCGTACGGCGCCCAGGGCGAGCTGGTCCGCCAGCATCCCGGCGAGGAGTGGCTCTACGTCCTCGACGGCCGGGTCCGGCTCGGTCTCGGTGACACCGTCCACGAACTGGGCCCCGGCGACAGCGCGCACTACGACTCGCTGACCCCGCACCGGATCGCCGCCGCCACCCGCGACGGAGCCGAGATGATCTTCGTCCACACCCTGCTGCAGAGCCCCGACATCTTCCATCCGCACTTCTAG
- a CDS encoding DUF6126 family protein has translation MVENPAASEGAQAAGTTPRAKNEEGKFPKGIWIRLFAYLVAGHVFAGFLYLLFEVGAK, from the coding sequence ATGGTCGAGAACCCCGCCGCTTCCGAAGGCGCCCAGGCCGCCGGTACCACCCCCCGTGCGAAGAACGAGGAGGGCAAGTTCCCGAAGGGGATCTGGATCCGGCTCTTCGCCTATCTGGTCGCCGGACACGTCTTCGCCGGCTTCCTCTACCTGCTCTTCGAGGTCGGGGCCAAGTAG
- a CDS encoding tyrosine-protein phosphatase encodes MTQQVPQVPSTEPELAGIRNFRDVGGLPSTDGRAVRFGRLYRSGHLAHATASDAAFLAGLGLHTVFDFRNAADIRIEGPDVTLPGVRNLNLPLSDPADGAEFWQVVRRGDLSQLRSLLADGRAAQRMVDAYRTIITGRTAEHSRVLHALAEDSVPALMHCAAGKDRAGLSVAVTLLAVGVEREAVEADYLKSNDPHRRYRVRRAEDAPEGMSPEVMELLSPLFDARAAYLHAAFDAVDSVWGGTPRYLSEGLGLSSATRERLRERLLGTD; translated from the coding sequence GTGACGCAGCAGGTGCCGCAGGTCCCGTCGACCGAGCCGGAGCTGGCCGGGATCCGCAACTTCCGCGACGTCGGCGGACTGCCGTCGACCGACGGCCGTGCAGTGCGCTTCGGACGGCTCTACCGCAGCGGCCATCTGGCCCATGCCACCGCGAGCGACGCCGCTTTTCTCGCCGGTCTCGGACTGCACACGGTCTTCGACTTCCGCAATGCCGCCGATATCCGCATCGAGGGCCCGGACGTGACCCTGCCCGGGGTCCGGAATCTCAACCTCCCGCTGAGCGACCCGGCGGACGGCGCCGAGTTCTGGCAGGTGGTGCGGCGGGGTGATCTGTCACAGCTGCGGTCCCTGCTGGCAGACGGCCGGGCGGCGCAGCGGATGGTGGACGCGTACCGGACGATCATCACCGGGCGGACGGCCGAGCACAGCCGGGTGCTGCACGCGCTGGCCGAGGACAGCGTCCCCGCGCTGATGCACTGCGCGGCGGGCAAGGACCGGGCGGGGCTGTCGGTCGCGGTGACCCTGCTCGCGGTGGGTGTGGAGCGGGAGGCCGTCGAGGCGGACTATCTCAAGTCGAACGACCCGCACCGGCGCTACCGGGTGCGCCGGGCGGAGGACGCCCCGGAGGGCATGTCGCCGGAGGTGATGGAGCTGCTGAGCCCGCTGTTCGACGCCCGCGCGGCGTATCTGCACGCGGCCTTCGACGCCGTCGACTCGGTATGGGGCGGTACGCCGCGCTATCTCTCCGAGGGGCTCGGCCTCTCTTCCGCGACCCGGGAGCGGCTGCGGGAGAGGCTGCTCGGCACGGACTGA
- a CDS encoding M23 family metallopeptidase, with amino-acid sequence MPGKGKHRRPKSTVITRGIVAAGTGGAAIALPLIGATGAHAAEQAAPAAPTAAVAPAAAPAAAAEKSAGSATYIVVAGDHLSKIASERDVEGGWQALYADNRAAVGDDPSLIHPGLKLVLDGKGAERAPEAPAAKKAEAAEPAQTVEKGERASRDGARPAAPAPAAAEPAAPARQETAPAPAPEPAPEAASGSWAAPLAGAQVSTPYRASGAMWSSGYHTGVDFAVPTGTSVRSIGPGTVVSAGWAGAYGNEVVVQHTDGTYSQYAHLSSLSVSAGQSVDGGQQIGLSGSTGNSSGPHLHLEVRTGPAYGSDIDPVAHLRGHGVSL; translated from the coding sequence ATGCCCGGAAAGGGTAAGCACCGCCGTCCCAAGTCGACGGTCATCACTCGTGGAATCGTCGCTGCCGGTACCGGCGGTGCCGCCATCGCCCTGCCCCTGATCGGGGCCACCGGCGCCCATGCCGCCGAACAGGCCGCCCCCGCCGCCCCGACCGCCGCCGTCGCCCCGGCGGCCGCCCCCGCCGCCGCTGCCGAGAAGTCCGCCGGATCAGCCACGTACATCGTGGTCGCCGGGGACCATCTGTCCAAGATCGCCTCCGAGCGGGACGTCGAGGGCGGCTGGCAGGCGCTGTACGCCGACAACCGCGCCGCGGTCGGCGACGACCCGTCCCTGATCCACCCGGGTCTGAAGCTGGTGCTCGACGGCAAGGGCGCCGAGCGCGCCCCCGAGGCCCCGGCCGCCAAGAAGGCCGAGGCGGCCGAGCCCGCGCAGACGGTTGAGAAGGGTGAGCGGGCCTCGCGCGACGGTGCCCGTCCCGCCGCCCCCGCCCCGGCCGCCGCCGAGCCCGCCGCCCCGGCGCGGCAGGAGACCGCCCCGGCGCCCGCGCCGGAGCCCGCCCCCGAGGCCGCCTCCGGCTCCTGGGCCGCCCCGCTCGCCGGTGCCCAGGTCAGCACCCCGTACCGGGCCTCCGGTGCCATGTGGTCCAGCGGCTACCACACCGGTGTCGACTTCGCGGTCCCGACGGGCACCTCCGTCCGGTCCATCGGCCCCGGCACGGTCGTCTCCGCGGGCTGGGCCGGCGCGTACGGCAACGAGGTCGTCGTCCAGCACACCGACGGCACCTACTCCCAGTACGCCCACCTCTCCTCCCTCTCCGTCTCGGCGGGCCAGTCCGTCGACGGCGGACAGCAGATCGGCCTCTCCGGCTCGACCGGCAACTCCAGCGGCCCGCACCTGCACCTGGAGGTCCGCACCGGACCGGCCTACGGCTCCGACATCGACCCGGTCGCCCATCTCCGCGGCCACGGCGTCTCCCTCTGA
- a CDS encoding SGNH/GDSL hydrolase family protein, translating to MASVGDDSRTYDQSGIGSYAAIGDSFTEGVGDPGPGGTYLGWADRFAGLLADRRPEHTFRYANLAVRGRLLDQIVEEQVPRAKELAPDLVSFCAGGNDIIRPGTDPDDVAERFERAVAELTGAVGTVMVTTGFDTRNVPVLRHLRGRIATYTAHVRAIADRYDCPVLDLWSLRSVQDRRAWDPDRLHLSPEGHTRVALRAAQVLGLEVSADPDRAWPPVPVRGTLEVRRDDIQWAREYLGPWIGRRLRGESSGDHVEAKRPDLLPL from the coding sequence ATGGCCTCCGTGGGAGACGATTCGAGAACTTATGACCAGTCCGGAATCGGGTCGTACGCGGCGATCGGGGACAGTTTCACCGAGGGCGTGGGGGACCCGGGGCCCGGGGGGACCTACCTCGGCTGGGCGGACCGCTTCGCGGGACTGCTCGCCGACCGCAGACCGGAACACACCTTCCGGTACGCCAATCTCGCCGTACGCGGCAGACTTCTCGACCAGATCGTGGAGGAGCAGGTCCCCAGGGCGAAGGAACTCGCCCCGGACCTGGTGTCGTTCTGCGCCGGGGGCAACGACATCATCCGTCCCGGCACCGACCCCGACGATGTGGCGGAGCGTTTCGAACGTGCCGTCGCCGAACTGACCGGCGCCGTCGGCACGGTCATGGTGACCACCGGGTTCGACACCCGGAACGTGCCCGTCCTGCGCCATCTGCGCGGCAGGATCGCCACGTACACGGCCCATGTCCGGGCCATCGCCGACCGCTACGACTGCCCGGTGCTCGACCTGTGGTCGCTCCGGTCCGTACAGGACCGCAGGGCCTGGGACCCCGACCGGCTGCACCTGTCGCCGGAAGGGCACACCCGGGTCGCGCTGCGGGCCGCCCAGGTCCTCGGCCTGGAGGTGTCCGCCGACCCGGACCGGGCGTGGCCGCCCGTACCGGTGCGGGGCACCCTCGAAGTCCGGCGCGACGACATCCAGTGGGCGCGGGAGTACCTCGGGCCGTGGATCGGACGGCGGCTGCGAGGCGAGAGCTCCGGCGACCACGTGGAGGCCAAGCGGCCCGATCTGCTGCCGCTGTGA